Below is a genomic region from Microbacterium sp. LWO12-1.2.
GGGCACCGCCGGTCTCGGCTGGCGTGAGGGTGCCGTGCTCTGGATCGCGGCCGCCTGACCCCCTCCCCCGTGCATCCGAAGCCGCGCACGGCCGAGAACCCTGCGAAGCGCGAGCTGCGGTCATAGGATCAGCTCGTGGCCGCTGACGACACCGAACCCTCCCCCGTACCCGACACCTCCCGCCGAGGCTTCCTCAAGATGGGCGGTGCGGCTCTGGCGGGCGCCGTGGTCGGTGGCGCGGGCGGTGCAGCCATCGGCGCGTCGATCGCCGGCGCCCGCGATGGCTTCGCCGACGGCCCCGACCCTTTCGCCGCCCTGACCCCGCGGAGCGAACCAGGGTTCGACCACATCGTCGTGGTGATGGGCGAGAACCGCTCCTTCGACAACCTGCTCGGCTACCTGTACTCGAGCGACAACCTCCCCGATGGCGAGAAGTTCGAGGGTCTGGCCTTCGGGAAGCACAGCAACACGGCATCCGACGGCACAGAAGTCGAGGCGCACGTCTACGTGGGCGATACCGATCGCATCATGAGCCACCCGGACCCGGACCCGGGTGAGGAATACCCGCACGTCAACACGCAGATCTTCGGCACGGTGAATCCGAAGACCAATGCCGACCTGTTCGTCGACCAGATGACAGCCCCCTTCAACGCTCCCACCGGGGGCGAGAAGGCGACGATGTCGGGGTTCCTCGAGGACTACATCATCAACTTCCGCCGTCTTCGCAAGGGCACGGAGCCCACCGTCGAGGAGGCCAAGCACATCATGGGCTCGTTCTCGCCTGAGATGCTGCCGGTGCTGTCGACACTCGCTGCCGAGTTCGCGGTGTTCGACCACTGGTACGCGGCCGTGCCATCGCAGACGTTCTGCAATCGGTCGTTCTTCCATGCCTCGACGTCGCACGGCTTCGTCACGAACAAGGCGGGTGGAGGCTACGACAAGTGGCTCGATGCCCCGGCCGCCCCGACGGTGTTCAACCGGCTCGAAGAGAAGAAGCTGAGCTGGAAGATCTACATCGACAAGCTCCAGCTCGTCTCCTTCACGGGGATGCTTCACGCCCCCGTGCTCGAGAAGTACTGGCGCACCGAGCACTTCGGCACGATGGAGGATTTCTACGCCGACACGAAGAACGGCACGCTCCCCGCCTACGCCTTCATCGAGCCGCGGATGGTCTACGACCACAACGACTTCCACCCGCCGTTCGGTTCACCCAGGGAGAGCGTCGTCGAGGGCGAGGAGGTGTTCGACAGTGCGATCTCGGATGTGCGCGCGGGAGACCTGCTCATCCATGAGATCTACGAGGCTGTGCGCACGAGCGCCTCGCCGAAGGGGTCCAACGCCGTCAACACCCTGCTGCTGATCACTTTCGACGAGCACGGCGGATGCTACGACCACGTGCCGCCGCCCGCCGCGACCAAGCCCACCCCGGATACGAAGGCCGGTGAGATGGGCTTCTCGTTCGACCGGCTCGGCTGTCGTGTCCCGGCGATCGCCGTCTCCGCCTACACGAAGCGCGGCACGATCGTGCACGACGAGATGCACCACGGATCGGTCACCGCGACCCTCTCCCGCCTTCACGGCCTGGAACCGCTCAACGCCCGCGATGCCTCCGCCAACACGCTGTTCAACGTCGTGAACCTGGATCGACCACGGCATCCTGCGGACTGGCCGATCACTAGACCCGCGTACACCCCGCCGAATCCCGAGCAGGTGGTGCCGCAGCCCGATGTGAAGGAGCACCTCAAGCCGCTCACGCCCCCGGCGCGTGGCCTGCTCGGCCTCCTCATGGGGCGCTACGGCAAGCCAGGGGAGCCCGAGCCGGAGACCTACGCCGACGCATACCGCCTGCTGCACGAGCACGGCGATGAGCTGTTCGGTCCTCCCAAAGGCTGAACCTCCTCTCGCAGGGCGACCCGTCTTCCGCGACTCGACGGAGAGTCAGCGGAACGCGAGCACCCTGTCTCCCCAGCCCTCGCGCAGGTCATGATCGAGGTCGGGCACCGCGCGATCCTGCTCGTCGATCACCAGCGTCGATCGCTCGGTGAGGTTGTAGGTCGGCCACGCATCAGCGCCGTCGACGTCGGGCGCAGCACCGCGGGCGAACGCGGTCCAACGGGCGAGCATCCGCCGTGACACGGCCCGCCCGCGTCGGCGTCCTCCGAGCAGGAACGTGGGGTCCTTCGGAGTCGTGTCGAGGTTGCCCCAGACATAGGGAAGCTCGGTCGCATGGGTGGCGCCGATGCCCAGCAGCCGCAGCATGGTGGTGGTGAAATCGAACCGGTAGAGCCACACCGGCGCGACCGCGCTGTGTCCCTCGGCCAGCCAAAGTGTGGGCATTCGGAATCCGATGTCGCGCGCGATGCCGAGCCCGATCGTGCGGTGTCTGGCATCCTCGTAGACCGCCATCACCTGCTCCCTACTCGGCAGCTCATCGCCCTGGTACTCGGATGCCATCGCGTCGAACATCGCGTCGAGCGTCGGGGCGGTGATCGGCATGAGCGGGGACTTCATGTACTTGAACAGCGTCGCTTCGTCCCGGTTCGTGCCGATCATGAGAGGCACCGGCAGGCCACGTCCGTTCTGCAGGGTGGAGAGCGGATGCTCCGGGATGAGCACCCCGTCGACGACGGGTGCGAACGGGAGGACACCGGGCGTCTCACGAGGAACCTCGGCGTAGACGGCCATGCTCGCCTCGACGATCTGCTCGGCGCTGCACACTCGCGCTTCATCGATGCTCGTCACCCCGAGCTCACGGAAGAGCCGCTGCGCGACGATGCGGGCGCGATCGGTTCCGTAGACCGAACTCGCCGGTGAGCTCTGCACGATCGCGCGTGCGAACAGTCCCCGCGCGGAGGGGACGGCGAGCAGCGTCGAGACGATGCCTCCACCGGCCGATTCGCCGAAGACGGTCACGCGTGCGGGATCGCCGCCGAATCCGGCGATGTTCGCCTGCACCCACTCGAGCGCGAGGAGCACATCGCGGATCGCGAGATTGCTGTCCGCGACCTCCCCCTGCTCAGCGAGGCCGGTCAGATCGACGAAGCCCAGTCCCCCGAGGCGGTAGTTCACGGTGACGACGACCACCTCACCGTCCTCGACGATTCGTCGACCGTCGAAGAGCGGTTGGCTCGACGAACCGAACGTGTAGGCACCACCGTGCACCCACACCATGACCGGACGCGCGGCGTCGAGCGCACCGTCCGCGGTCCAGACATTCAGGGACAGGCAGTCCTCGTCCATCACGGCATCGGGACCGAGCGGC
It encodes:
- a CDS encoding alkaline phosphatase family protein translates to MAADDTEPSPVPDTSRRGFLKMGGAALAGAVVGGAGGAAIGASIAGARDGFADGPDPFAALTPRSEPGFDHIVVVMGENRSFDNLLGYLYSSDNLPDGEKFEGLAFGKHSNTASDGTEVEAHVYVGDTDRIMSHPDPDPGEEYPHVNTQIFGTVNPKTNADLFVDQMTAPFNAPTGGEKATMSGFLEDYIINFRRLRKGTEPTVEEAKHIMGSFSPEMLPVLSTLAAEFAVFDHWYAAVPSQTFCNRSFFHASTSHGFVTNKAGGGYDKWLDAPAAPTVFNRLEEKKLSWKIYIDKLQLVSFTGMLHAPVLEKYWRTEHFGTMEDFYADTKNGTLPAYAFIEPRMVYDHNDFHPPFGSPRESVVEGEEVFDSAISDVRAGDLLIHEIYEAVRTSASPKGSNAVNTLLLITFDEHGGCYDHVPPPAATKPTPDTKAGEMGFSFDRLGCRVPAIAVSAYTKRGTIVHDEMHHGSVTATLSRLHGLEPLNARDASANTLFNVVNLDRPRHPADWPITRPAYTPPNPEQVVPQPDVKEHLKPLTPPARGLLGLLMGRYGKPGEPEPETYADAYRLLHEHGDELFGPPKG
- a CDS encoding carboxylesterase/lipase family protein, with the translated sequence MDDQEARIAQSALGAYAGRSDQGVVSWRGIRYAQPPVGERRWRAPVPVEAHAGVADATSFGAVCPQRPNPAVPLGPDAVMDEDCLSLNVWTADGALDAARPVMVWVHGGAYTFGSSSQPLFDGRRIVEDGEVVVVTVNYRLGGLGFVDLTGLAEQGEVADSNLAIRDVLLALEWVQANIAGFGGDPARVTVFGESAGGGIVSTLLAVPSARGLFARAIVQSSPASSVYGTDRARIVAQRLFRELGVTSIDEARVCSAEQIVEASMAVYAEVPRETPGVLPFAPVVDGVLIPEHPLSTLQNGRGLPVPLMIGTNRDEATLFKYMKSPLMPITAPTLDAMFDAMASEYQGDELPSREQVMAVYEDARHRTIGLGIARDIGFRMPTLWLAEGHSAVAPVWLYRFDFTTTMLRLLGIGATHATELPYVWGNLDTTPKDPTFLLGGRRRGRAVSRRMLARWTAFARGAAPDVDGADAWPTYNLTERSTLVIDEQDRAVPDLDHDLREGWGDRVLAFR